A genomic window from Bombus pyrosoma isolate SC7728 linkage group LG8, ASM1482585v1, whole genome shotgun sequence includes:
- the LOC122570007 gene encoding ras-related protein Rab-27A: MEYDYLIKFLALGNSGVGKTSFLYQYTDGTFESRFISTVGIDFKEKRVIYQTANGRTQRVHLQLWDTAGQERFRSLTTAFYRDSMGFLLIFDLTNELSFLEVRNWLEQLRTHAYCEDPDIILCGNKSDLEDKRVVSEHKARELAEKHGLVYLETSAATGQNVARAVEILLDRVMRRMETTVDKSLLPHQRVLRCHERDTPPPSTSCYC, encoded by the exons ATGGAATACGATTATCTTATTAAATTCTTAGCCCTCGGAAATTCTGGAGTCGGTAAAACTAGTTTTCTATATCAATATACCGATGGCACGTTCGAATCTCGTTTTATATCCACTGTTGGCATTGACTTTAAGGAAAAACGTGTG ATATACCAGACAGCAAATGGTAGAACTCAACGTGTGCATTTGCAGCTGTGGGACACAGCTGGTCAAGAGCG GTTCAGAAGTCTAACTACAGCCTTCTACCGGGATTCCATGGGTTTTCTCCTAATTTTTGATTTGACCAATGAGCTGTCCTTTCTTGAAGTAAGAAATTGGCTGGAGCAGCTTAGG ACTCACGCATATTGCGAAGATCCAGACATAATTCTCTGTGGAAACAAATCCGATCTCGAAGACAAACGGGTTGTTAGTGAACATAAGGCACGGGAATTAGCGGAGAAGCATGG CTTGGTCTACTTGGAAACGAGTGCAGCTACGGGTCAGAACGTGGCACGTGCCGTGGAGATACTTCTGGACCGGGTGATGCGCAGGATGGAAACTACCGTGGATAAATCACTGCTACCTCACCAAAGAGTGTTACGATGCCACGAGCGCGACACACCGCCTCCAAGTACTTCCTGCTACTGCTGA